AATACGGGCACGCCCCATCGGCGTGTGCGGGTTCGGGAAGAACAGGATAGGTGCATCATGGCAGACTTTGCGACACTCTCATTTCGCGGCAAGTCCTATGAACTGCCGGTGGTTGAAGGCTCCGAGAAGGAAATCGGCGTCGATATCAGCGATCTGCGCGCCAAGAGCGGCATGATCACACTCGACGACAGCTACGCCAACACCGGCTCGTGCAAAAGCGAGATCACCTTCATCGACGGTGACAAGGGCATCCTCCGCTACCGCGGCTACGCGATCGAGGATCTCGCGGAGAAGTCCACCTTCCCCGAAGTGGCCTACCTTCTGATCTTCGGCGAGCTGCCCGAGGCCGGCGAGTTGGCCGAGTTCCGCAAGCTGCTCACCGAGCACCAGTTCGTCCACGAAGACCTGAAGCACACGCTGGCCGGCTTCCCGCCCAATGCCCCGCCCATGGCCATTCTCTCGGCCATGATCAACGCTGCGAGCTGCTTTCAGCCCGAGTTAATCACTCCCGCGGAAGGCGAGCACTTCATGCAGTCGGCGGCCCGGCTGCTTTCCAAGGTGCGGACCATCGCGGCGGCGGCCTACAAGAAGAGCAAGGGCCGGCCGATGGTCTACCCGCGTTTTGACCTGGTCTACACGGCCAACCTGCTGCACATGATGTTCAGCAAGCCCAACCTGCCCTACGAACCCGACCCGGACGTGGTCCGCGCCATGGACCAGCTCCTGATTCTGCACGCCGACCATGAGCAGAATTGCTCCACCTC
The genomic region above belongs to Phycisphaerae bacterium RAS1 and contains:
- the gltA2 gene encoding Citrate synthase 1, with amino-acid sequence MADFATLSFRGKSYELPVVEGSEKEIGVDISDLRAKSGMITLDDSYANTGSCKSEITFIDGDKGILRYRGYAIEDLAEKSTFPEVAYLLIFGELPEAGELAEFRKLLTEHQFVHEDLKHTLAGFPPNAPPMAILSAMINAASCFQPELITPAEGEHFMQSAARLLSKVRTIAAAAYKKSKGRPMVYPRFDLVYTANLLHMMFSKPNLPYEPDPDVVRAMDQLLILHADHEQNCSTSTVRMVASSKANLWASAAAGVCALWGPLHGGANMEVIDMLTKIHAGGESIQSFISKVKDKTSHVKLMGFGHRVYKNFDPRAQIIKKACDNVLVKLGINDPLLEIAKKLEEVALHDGYFVERKLYPNVDFYSGIIMRALGIPTDMFTVIFAIGRMPGWVAHWREVNLNPNGRISRPRQVYTGATPRAYVPIERRG